One part of the Mariniblastus fucicola genome encodes these proteins:
- a CDS encoding excinuclease ABC subunit UvrC, with protein sequence MAKKKSKSKKASTKKLAKKTAGKSAKKSASTVGDVDSATADSVSETPSVYETADFVPEQTVAGDVTRSLNPFEATAEKVRTFPQSPGVYLMKDSAGVVIYVGKATNLRSRAGSYFLKAASEESRTADWVRLIADADFIECDSEVDALLVESRLIKDIQPQHNKILKDDKTFPYLQITTHEDFPRIEVTREPMTSGVKLYGPFASAGSLRGAVQVLQRIFKFRTCSLDIDENDQRWKWYRPCLLASIKQCTAPCNLRISKEDYRKDIRRLQQVLMGNKKKLLGEMKSEMLEASKELQFEKAARLRDEIEMLESLDRRGELDTHVQPEVFHIDPKKGLTGLRQVLKLSETPRSIEGVDIAHLGGNETVASLVQFIDGLPFKPGYRRFKIKGVDGVDDFRSIHEVVARRFKRLSDENDVFPDILLIDGGKGQLSSAVAAFEALEIEPPILLSLAKKNEEIYRPGESEPIRLSRHAFSLRLLQYVRDEAHRFAQHYHHILRSKAQFD encoded by the coding sequence ATGGCGAAAAAGAAATCGAAATCGAAAAAGGCGTCGACAAAAAAGTTAGCCAAAAAAACGGCCGGCAAGTCCGCAAAGAAGTCCGCCAGCACTGTAGGTGACGTCGATTCGGCAACCGCCGATTCTGTTTCTGAAACGCCAAGTGTGTACGAAACGGCTGATTTTGTTCCTGAGCAAACCGTCGCCGGCGACGTTACTCGTTCGCTCAATCCGTTCGAAGCCACTGCGGAAAAAGTCCGCACGTTTCCTCAGTCGCCTGGCGTCTACCTGATGAAGGATTCCGCTGGCGTTGTGATCTACGTCGGCAAGGCAACGAATCTGCGATCGCGAGCCGGTAGCTATTTTCTCAAAGCCGCCAGCGAAGAGTCCCGAACTGCGGATTGGGTCAGGCTGATCGCCGACGCAGATTTCATCGAGTGCGACAGCGAGGTTGATGCGTTGCTGGTTGAGTCACGTTTGATCAAGGACATCCAACCGCAGCACAACAAGATTCTCAAAGACGACAAGACGTTTCCGTATCTGCAGATCACGACCCACGAAGACTTTCCTCGCATCGAAGTCACGCGCGAGCCCATGACTTCCGGAGTGAAGCTCTACGGTCCGTTCGCCAGCGCTGGTTCGCTTCGCGGGGCGGTCCAGGTGCTGCAACGTATCTTTAAATTTCGCACCTGTTCGCTGGACATCGATGAAAACGATCAGCGATGGAAATGGTATCGTCCGTGCCTGTTGGCCAGCATCAAGCAATGCACCGCGCCGTGTAATTTGCGCATTTCCAAAGAGGACTATCGCAAGGACATTCGGCGATTGCAGCAAGTCCTGATGGGCAACAAGAAAAAACTGCTGGGCGAGATGAAAAGCGAAATGCTGGAAGCGTCGAAAGAACTGCAGTTTGAAAAAGCCGCCAGGCTTCGGGACGAAATTGAAATGCTGGAGTCGCTTGACCGCCGCGGTGAACTTGACACGCATGTTCAGCCAGAAGTCTTTCATATCGATCCCAAGAAGGGGCTGACGGGGTTGCGGCAAGTCCTCAAGCTTTCCGAAACGCCGCGCTCGATCGAAGGCGTCGACATCGCTCATCTCGGCGGCAACGAAACGGTTGCCAGTTTGGTGCAGTTCATCGACGGACTGCCTTTCAAGCCTGGCTATCGTCGATTCAAAATCAAGGGCGTGGATGGCGTGGACGATTTCCGCAGCATTCACGAAGTCGTCGCGCGGCGATTCAAACGACTGTCGGATGAAAACGATGTGTTCCCGGATATTCTTTTGATTGACGGCGGCAAAGGTCAGCTTAGCAGCGCTGTCGCGGCGTTTGAGGCTCTTGAGATCGAGCCGCCGATTTTGCTTTCGCTGGCCAAGAAGAACGAAGAAATCTATCGGCCAGGCGAATCCGAACCGATTCGGCTAAGTCGTCACGCTTTTAGCCTCAGGCTGCTGCAATACGTCCGCGACGAAGCCCACCGCTTTGCACAGCACTACCACCACATTCTGCGCTCCAAAGCGCAGTTTGATTGA
- the panD gene encoding aspartate 1-decarboxylase — protein sequence MLRRLLRSKIHRAHVTQADLNYEGSITIDTDLMNEAKMIPFEVVDILNVTNGNRLTTYVIPGVAGSGKICINGAAARLVKVDDMVIICCYGQFNEEEVENHSAQIVLVNEKNEIVRSVEKSKDNLKPG from the coding sequence ATGCTCCGTAGACTGCTTCGTTCGAAAATCCACCGCGCTCACGTCACCCAGGCTGACCTCAACTATGAAGGCAGCATTACGATCGACACCGATCTGATGAACGAAGCCAAAATGATTCCGTTCGAAGTCGTTGACATTCTCAATGTGACCAACGGCAATCGCTTGACGACTTACGTGATTCCAGGCGTCGCCGGATCGGGAAAGATCTGCATCAACGGAGCCGCCGCGCGGCTCGTCAAAGTTGACGACATGGTTATCATTTGCTGCTACGGGCAGTTTAACGAAGAAGAAGTCGAAAACCATTCAGCGCAAATCGTGTTGGTGAACGAAAAGAACGAGATCGTTCGCTCGGTCGAAAAATCAAAAGACAACCTCAAGCCCGGGTAA
- a CDS encoding B12-binding domain-containing radical SAM protein — MNVVLWDTRRNNAQKDFAGGMGVGMHPGTGGIRGKIIRQMYLRDYRPTPLNFAYLIAVIKQLGHTPIYSLDQPQPPTADVYIFNPALVTLDIELETIKSVRSRNPLARIFVVGQVAFALAESLAESLLEQNVTILKGEPEQLLTRWDDVMQSTDSIIDIGSVSDLNTLPNPDWSQFQYKRFRINYDFWRFPTAYIQQSRGCTFKCNYCPYIMIESKTRFRDPEAVVEEMRFGMERYGFESFKFRDPLFGLNRKKALTLAEGIRKLPRKIQFSIETRVDLMREETLRELKDAGLTAITIGIETPDEATLKRYSRVAINDDRQRDFVALCRKLGIRTVAGFMVGFPGDTRQSIWDVLNYARLVNPTYANFNIVTPYPGTEFYNEVEDQIEDHDFSKYSVYQPVMKYENLTSAEVAEMHGKCFEKFYFRARYVKQNGLLLWPQLRRFLPKSFSAVPPQSGESAGSVAKAA, encoded by the coding sequence ATGAACGTCGTCCTTTGGGATACACGTCGCAACAACGCGCAAAAAGACTTCGCTGGAGGCATGGGCGTCGGGATGCATCCTGGCACAGGCGGAATCCGGGGAAAAATCATTCGGCAAATGTACTTGCGAGATTATCGCCCCACTCCGCTGAATTTTGCGTACCTGATTGCCGTGATCAAGCAGTTGGGCCACACGCCGATCTACTCACTGGATCAACCGCAGCCACCAACGGCTGACGTCTACATCTTCAATCCGGCGCTGGTCACGTTGGACATCGAACTCGAAACCATCAAAAGCGTGCGTTCGCGCAATCCGTTGGCCAGGATCTTCGTCGTCGGCCAGGTCGCGTTCGCGCTTGCCGAATCGCTCGCGGAATCGCTGTTGGAGCAGAATGTAACGATCCTTAAAGGCGAACCCGAGCAACTGCTGACTCGCTGGGACGACGTGATGCAATCCACCGATTCGATTATCGACATCGGCAGCGTCAGCGATCTCAACACGCTGCCCAACCCGGACTGGTCGCAGTTCCAGTACAAACGATTTCGAATTAACTATGACTTCTGGCGATTCCCCACGGCCTACATCCAGCAAAGCCGTGGATGCACATTCAAGTGCAACTACTGCCCATATATTATGATCGAAAGCAAAACTCGCTTTCGCGATCCGGAGGCCGTCGTTGAAGAAATGCGTTTCGGGATGGAACGCTACGGTTTCGAGTCCTTCAAGTTTCGTGATCCGTTATTCGGTTTGAACCGAAAGAAAGCTTTAACGCTCGCGGAAGGGATTCGAAAGCTGCCTCGCAAAATTCAGTTCTCGATCGAAACTCGCGTCGACCTGATGCGAGAGGAAACGCTTCGCGAACTCAAGGACGCTGGTCTGACTGCGATTACGATCGGCATCGAAACGCCCGACGAAGCCACGCTGAAGCGTTACTCTCGCGTCGCGATCAACGACGACCGGCAACGGGATTTTGTGGCGCTCTGTCGGAAACTCGGCATCCGCACTGTGGCCGGGTTCATGGTTGGTTTCCCGGGTGACACGCGGCAATCCATCTGGGATGTTTTGAATTATGCTCGACTGGTCAATCCGACGTATGCAAACTTCAACATCGTGACGCCCTACCCTGGTACCGAGTTTTACAACGAAGTCGAAGACCAAATCGAAGATCACGATTTCTCAAAGTACAGCGTCTATCAACCGGTGATGAAGTACGAAAATCTGACGTCCGCGGAAGTGGCCGAGATGCACGGGAAGTGTTTTGAGAAGTTTTATTTCAGAGCCCGCTACGTCAAACAGAACGGCTTGCTGCTGTGGCCACAGTTGCGTCGATTCCTGCCGAAATCCTTTTCCGCCGTCCCGCCGCAATCGGGTGAATCCGCTGGCTCGGTCGCCAAAGCCGCTTAA
- a CDS encoding glycosyltransferase has product MVTFFLALAICIVAALVSGALLLALTVENHRFWKRHQQRGTPFEQQTAKVNLIVPCKGVADDTRRKLEAFFFQDHPHFRISFAVEAATDPVVPLIRELQKENRFVESSIVVAGRATHCGQKVHNLLAAIAKLQVEVDVLAFADMDALVKPSWLRWLTIGVGREQVGARTGYRWMVPGKNNLPTLIGVTLNNSVAACLGKGSHNLVWGGSWAIHRKVFEQTGMREAWAQVLSDDFVASRTIRNSTFAGKLLKIQFEPQCLCETTVNFGWSSLMEFIVRQLKITRLYAPRHWTVATLNSLVTQFAFWGSVVAWIAVMSSGDRGWLPTTLMFSFIGIYLLATARAAIRQNMARRLIPGWRKQRQARRFDLFAWPVTGLFALVALIESSVGKRISWSNIHYRIQSGGRTMVLGRNVESESWPVRTASVVPDPKLSRFRNSKAKPETADLPTATGVPGTNVFANTATPTVERSV; this is encoded by the coding sequence GTGGTCACGTTTTTTCTTGCATTAGCTATATGTATCGTTGCAGCCCTGGTTTCAGGTGCGCTGCTGTTGGCGTTGACTGTTGAAAATCATCGATTCTGGAAACGGCACCAGCAACGCGGCACGCCTTTCGAACAACAGACCGCAAAAGTCAACCTGATCGTGCCGTGCAAAGGCGTCGCAGACGATACGCGGCGTAAACTCGAAGCGTTCTTCTTTCAGGACCATCCCCATTTCCGAATCTCGTTTGCGGTTGAAGCCGCGACCGATCCGGTCGTGCCGCTCATTCGTGAGCTTCAAAAAGAGAACCGCTTCGTTGAGTCTTCGATCGTCGTCGCTGGTCGCGCAACCCATTGCGGTCAGAAAGTCCACAATCTTTTGGCTGCGATTGCCAAGCTACAGGTCGAAGTCGACGTACTTGCTTTCGCCGACATGGACGCGTTGGTCAAGCCATCCTGGTTGCGTTGGTTGACGATCGGAGTCGGACGCGAACAAGTGGGTGCTCGCACGGGTTATCGCTGGATGGTGCCGGGCAAAAACAATTTGCCGACGCTGATCGGCGTTACGTTAAACAATTCCGTTGCCGCGTGTCTGGGAAAAGGCAGTCACAACCTTGTGTGGGGCGGTTCATGGGCGATTCACCGGAAAGTGTTTGAGCAGACTGGGATGCGTGAGGCGTGGGCGCAAGTGTTGAGTGACGATTTCGTGGCCAGCCGTACGATTCGCAATTCGACTTTCGCCGGCAAGCTTCTGAAGATTCAATTCGAGCCACAATGTCTCTGCGAAACGACAGTTAACTTTGGCTGGTCGTCGCTGATGGAATTTATCGTTCGACAGCTCAAAATCACGCGGCTCTACGCACCGCGGCACTGGACCGTCGCAACGCTCAACAGCCTTGTGACTCAGTTCGCGTTCTGGGGCAGCGTCGTCGCGTGGATCGCCGTCATGAGTTCCGGAGACCGAGGGTGGTTGCCGACTACGTTGATGTTTTCGTTCATCGGAATCTATTTGTTGGCGACTGCGCGGGCAGCGATTCGCCAAAATATGGCCCGACGTCTGATTCCAGGTTGGAGAAAGCAACGGCAAGCACGCCGATTCGACCTGTTTGCCTGGCCGGTTACTGGATTGTTCGCACTGGTCGCGCTGATCGAGTCATCGGTCGGAAAGCGGATCTCCTGGAGCAACATTCACTATCGAATTCAGTCCGGCGGTCGCACGATGGTGCTCGGCCGCAACGTCGAATCAGAGTCCTGGCCAGTCCGAACAGCATCGGTCGTTCCGGATCCAAAGCTTTCCCGTTTTAGGAATTCCAAAGCCAAACCCGAGACGGCAGATTTGCCCACGGCGACTGGCGTGCCGGGAACCAACGTCTTCGCAAATACAGCTACACCGACCGTCGAGCGATCGGTTTAA
- the rimI gene encoding ribosomal protein S18-alanine N-acetyltransferase encodes MNVHIRWMIRRDMPEVLSIEQSSFEFPWSEEDFIRCLRQRNCIGMVAEYDERVVGFMIYELHKDQLHVLNFSVRPDVRRRHIGEQMVNKLVSKLSQQRRNKILLEIRETNLAAQLFFRNLGFKATSVLRDYYDDTVEDAYVMQFRFMSEAEKQFEPVNRIARRLAG; translated from the coding sequence ATGAACGTGCATATTCGCTGGATGATTCGGCGAGACATGCCGGAGGTACTCTCGATCGAACAATCGAGTTTTGAGTTCCCCTGGTCTGAGGAAGACTTCATTCGTTGCCTTCGTCAGCGAAACTGTATCGGCATGGTGGCCGAATATGACGAACGAGTCGTTGGATTTATGATTTACGAACTGCATAAAGACCAGCTTCACGTACTGAACTTTTCTGTCCGCCCGGACGTTCGCCGACGCCACATCGGCGAACAGATGGTGAACAAGCTGGTCAGCAAACTTTCTCAGCAGCGTCGCAACAAGATTTTGCTTGAGATCCGTGAGACGAATCTGGCGGCTCAGTTGTTCTTCAGAAACCTGGGCTTCAAGGCCACGTCGGTTCTGAGAGATTACTACGACGATACTGTCGAAGACGCTTACGTGATGCAGTTCCGCTTCATGAGCGAAGCCGAGAAACAGTTCGAGCCTGTAAACCGCATCGCCAGACGACTTGCTGGCTGA
- a CDS encoding LptF/LptG family permease yields MIPKLITRYVVWELLKVFIVSSSAFVLLMLLVGLAQKAREYGIGPDIVMQLIPFLVPEALMFAIPATSLFSVCVVFGRMAADNEVTALESLGLSKSMVVMPALLMAFGLSLGAVWLNDVAYAWSHFGIERVVLQSTDRIVYSVLQQEGSFKNDQFSIEVGQVDGRTLIQPIVTVNSGANIRVAAASGSLTYDPDTHSLQFRMDHGSIDSDSNFRLVDGEHSSIDIPLRSPDDLAKDSSPSHLYLSQITGAVVAQQRKLESLESQLTLEATAQWMTGDIVGLSHEGWAALNRKLDDARYRLARLKVVPHRRWANGFSCLAFAIIGVPVALRLRTGNYATTFGACFVPILLLYYPLFMFGLNGAKMGTLPAWSVWLGNVACALVGVLLLRHELRK; encoded by the coding sequence TTGATTCCAAAGCTGATAACTCGATACGTCGTATGGGAACTGCTCAAAGTTTTCATCGTATCATCGTCGGCGTTCGTCCTGTTGATGCTGTTGGTGGGTTTGGCTCAAAAGGCTCGCGAGTACGGCATTGGCCCGGACATCGTGATGCAGCTGATCCCGTTTCTTGTCCCCGAAGCTTTGATGTTCGCGATCCCTGCCACGTCGCTGTTCAGTGTCTGTGTCGTTTTCGGACGCATGGCAGCCGACAACGAAGTCACTGCGCTTGAGTCACTCGGGCTGTCCAAATCCATGGTGGTTATGCCGGCGCTGCTGATGGCGTTCGGCCTAAGTTTGGGAGCCGTTTGGCTGAACGACGTTGCTTATGCGTGGAGCCATTTTGGGATTGAACGCGTCGTCCTGCAAAGTACCGATCGGATCGTTTACAGCGTGTTGCAGCAGGAAGGTAGCTTTAAAAACGATCAGTTTTCAATCGAAGTCGGTCAGGTCGACGGGCGGACACTGATTCAGCCAATCGTCACCGTCAACTCGGGTGCCAACATCCGTGTGGCCGCGGCGTCCGGGAGTCTGACTTATGATCCAGACACACACAGTTTGCAGTTTCGCATGGATCATGGATCGATCGACAGCGACAGCAATTTTAGGCTGGTCGATGGAGAGCATTCCAGCATCGACATTCCGTTGCGTTCGCCCGACGATTTGGCCAAGGATTCCAGTCCATCCCATCTGTATCTCAGTCAGATCACCGGCGCGGTTGTCGCCCAACAACGCAAGCTCGAATCACTCGAATCGCAACTGACTTTGGAAGCGACGGCTCAATGGATGACCGGCGATATTGTTGGCCTGTCGCACGAAGGCTGGGCCGCGCTAAACAGGAAACTGGACGACGCCCGCTATCGTCTGGCGCGGCTGAAAGTCGTGCCGCATCGGCGTTGGGCGAATGGTTTTAGTTGCCTCGCGTTTGCCATTATTGGCGTGCCGGTAGCCTTGCGTCTGAGAACTGGAAACTACGCCACGACGTTCGGCGCCTGTTTCGTGCCGATTCTTTTGCTGTATTATCCGCTATTCATGTTCGGGCTCAATGGAGCCAAGATGGGAACGTTGCCAGCGTGGTCGGTGTGGCTGGGGAACGTCGCCTGTGCCCTGGTTGGCGTCTTGCTGTTGCGGCACGAACTCCGAAAGTAG
- a CDS encoding mechanosensitive ion channel family protein codes for MYGRMRKSNSTTGYVLLAAFFAVLLLPGVAMAWDAEMAKQLSQGASEHTASIVELVRGAIGGDRPSIDILVQTKLIPAIILLAALVLTWTVASSIGRYVGGMVSKKVDLTLGKFLTKAVRNLLMVVVAIGVLGYFKVDVTSFAAVLAALGFAIGMALQGTLGNFASGIMLLMFRPFKVDDFIVVADTQGTVEEIDLFTTRINTLDNRHIIIPNSEIFGSKLENYTRNELRRVDVNVGAAYSADLDRTRAALERAIEKSDCVAEPCGYVYLIGLGASSVDWQLRAWCKTSDYWAVREQLVANAKKEMDIAGIGIPFPQLDVHVGGKLLAKSA; via the coding sequence ATGTACGGACGCATGAGAAAATCAAATTCAACAACTGGCTATGTGCTGCTAGCAGCGTTCTTCGCTGTGCTTCTGCTTCCAGGCGTCGCAATGGCGTGGGATGCAGAAATGGCCAAACAGCTTTCTCAAGGAGCCTCTGAACATACGGCTTCGATTGTTGAGCTCGTGCGAGGAGCCATCGGCGGCGATCGTCCATCGATCGATATCCTCGTTCAGACCAAACTGATCCCAGCCATTATCCTGTTGGCGGCACTGGTTCTGACCTGGACCGTTGCGTCTTCGATCGGGCGCTATGTCGGTGGCATGGTTTCAAAGAAAGTCGACCTTACACTCGGCAAGTTTCTGACCAAAGCCGTGCGGAACCTGTTGATGGTCGTCGTTGCCATCGGCGTGTTGGGCTATTTCAAGGTGGATGTAACCAGCTTCGCCGCCGTGCTGGCTGCTCTCGGTTTCGCCATCGGTATGGCCTTGCAAGGCACGTTGGGGAATTTCGCATCCGGCATCATGCTGCTGATGTTCCGTCCTTTCAAAGTCGATGACTTCATCGTCGTTGCAGATACTCAGGGAACGGTTGAAGAGATCGATTTGTTCACAACTCGAATCAATACGCTCGACAATCGCCACATCATTATTCCCAACAGCGAGATCTTCGGCAGCAAGCTGGAGAACTATACGCGAAACGAACTGCGCCGCGTTGACGTTAACGTCGGTGCAGCCTACTCGGCAGACCTTGATCGGACCCGAGCCGCGCTCGAACGAGCCATCGAGAAATCTGACTGCGTCGCTGAGCCTTGCGGATACGTCTACCTGATTGGTTTGGGTGCCTCTTCGGTCGACTGGCAACTGCGTGCTTGGTGCAAAACTTCGGACTACTGGGCAGTTCGAGAGCAACTCGTGGCCAACGCGAAAAAAGAAATGGACATCGCTGGAATTGGAATTCCATTTCCACAGCTTGACGTTCACGTCGGTGGCAAATTGCTGGCGAAATCAGCTTAG